From one Treponema denticola genomic stretch:
- a CDS encoding tetratricopeptide repeat protein, with amino-acid sequence MKKLFFGFIFIALLSAYLFCNPADLYQKGAEYQANEDWYGAIEMYQSALKENPSYNLVYQGLAECFYALDEYDQALSFVESARKYKKDDPDLQNLHGFILVGLGKIDAAKTLFNGVLKKYPNNPEARFGLAEIEVSQGKLYLASEMYKQNLQRQGENRKALLSLALVSYEAGNVKQAEDYINRALKYHGDNPQVHYFAAYLHSLDGKLEEAEGRIYSALKLKEDYDEAYALLASVLYAQKRYEEVIKISDMRISKKRDRADAWYLKTLSLRRLARYGEAINAAKVGLSLDADDEIMRCLLEELAIENLNFEDSFRMELSKYHAEKALGFFRRNMTEQALYEYRRTLKIYPYDVESREAYAGILLRLGYPERYLEQMLFIQSIVKSNTKVNDAVEAYEKHLLSSIQSKWRIDPLYLDKAHISIGLFYAMESSNVLHPEAERITQILTSDIFSYNPRIKITSYSDKPVTYREASKKSRTANEDYFGIIRLKENRRDIQIILELYVSRTGSPAKTFTVYRSGNDRFSNGIRRLSSMLNEAMPIVGKLINRYQNEAVIDIGKHDSDFKDLKIAVIRKDRLVIEKEGLGMVFDPSDLLGYFEPSKSEENLSEGILKRNGYYDRMNAGDSVILVSENAKEKAAEDYTNSYQKNSLLLLLLRRIR; translated from the coding sequence ATGAAAAAGCTTTTTTTCGGATTTATATTTATTGCTTTATTGTCGGCCTATTTATTCTGCAACCCTGCAGATTTGTATCAAAAGGGTGCAGAATATCAGGCTAATGAAGATTGGTACGGAGCTATTGAAATGTACCAATCAGCCTTAAAGGAAAACCCCTCCTATAATTTGGTATATCAGGGATTAGCCGAATGTTTTTATGCCCTCGACGAATATGACCAAGCCTTATCCTTTGTAGAGTCAGCCCGAAAATATAAAAAAGATGATCCCGATTTACAAAACCTCCACGGCTTTATTTTGGTAGGTCTTGGAAAGATAGATGCGGCTAAGACCCTTTTTAATGGGGTCTTAAAAAAATATCCCAACAATCCCGAAGCCCGTTTCGGCTTGGCAGAAATAGAGGTTTCCCAAGGCAAGCTCTATCTTGCTTCCGAGATGTATAAGCAAAACCTTCAGCGTCAAGGCGAAAACAGAAAGGCTCTTCTTTCTTTAGCCCTCGTAAGTTATGAGGCCGGAAATGTTAAGCAGGCCGAAGATTACATAAACCGAGCCTTAAAATACCATGGCGATAATCCTCAGGTTCATTATTTTGCAGCCTATTTACATTCCCTTGACGGAAAACTTGAAGAGGCCGAAGGACGTATTTATTCGGCTCTTAAATTAAAAGAAGATTATGATGAGGCTTATGCCCTGCTTGCTTCCGTCTTATATGCTCAAAAGCGTTACGAAGAAGTTATAAAGATTTCCGATATGAGGATTTCAAAAAAAAGAGACAGGGCTGATGCATGGTACTTAAAAACTTTGAGTTTAAGGCGGCTTGCACGATACGGTGAGGCCATAAACGCCGCTAAGGTGGGGCTTTCCTTGGATGCCGACGATGAAATAATGCGCTGTCTTTTAGAAGAGCTTGCAATAGAAAATTTGAATTTTGAAGATTCTTTCCGTATGGAGCTTTCAAAATACCACGCAGAAAAAGCTCTCGGATTTTTCCGCCGAAATATGACTGAGCAAGCCCTCTATGAGTACAGGCGGACCTTGAAGATATATCCTTATGATGTTGAAAGCAGGGAAGCCTATGCCGGTATTTTGCTCCGTCTCGGTTATCCCGAAAGATATTTGGAACAAATGCTCTTTATTCAGTCCATAGTAAAGAGCAATACAAAGGTAAATGATGCAGTTGAAGCTTACGAAAAACATCTTTTAAGTTCCATTCAATCAAAGTGGCGTATAGATCCCCTTTATTTGGATAAGGCACACATATCCATAGGTTTATTTTATGCTATGGAAAGCTCAAATGTTTTACATCCTGAAGCCGAGCGTATAACTCAAATTCTTACCTCGGATATTTTTTCTTATAATCCCAGAATCAAAATAACTTCTTATTCGGATAAGCCTGTAACTTACAGGGAGGCTTCAAAAAAATCGCGTACGGCAAATGAGGACTATTTCGGCATTATAAGGCTTAAAGAGAACAGAAGGGATATTCAAATAATATTGGAGCTTTATGTTTCGCGTACCGGTTCTCCCGCAAAAACATTTACCGTTTACCGTTCAGGCAATGACCGTTTTTCAAACGGCATAAGGCGGCTTTCTTCAATGCTCAATGAGGCAATGCCCATCGTAGGCAAGCTCATAAACCGCTATCAAAATGAAGCCGTTATCGACATAGGAAAACATGATTCGGATTTTAAGGATTTAAAAATTGCCGTTATACGCAAGGACCGCTTGGTTATCGAAAAAGAAGGCCTTGGCATGGTCTTTGACCCATCCGATCTTTTAGGTTATTTTGAGCCTTCAAAGTCGGAGGAAAATTTATCCGAAGGAATTTTAAAGAGAAACGGTTACTATGATAGAATGAATGCAGGTGATTCGGTCATCCTTGTTAGCGAAAACGCAAAAGAAAAAGCTGCGGAAGATTATACGAATTCCTATCAAAAAAATTCTTTATTGCTTTTACTTCTTAGGAGAATTCGCTAG
- a CDS encoding tetratricopeptide repeat protein, whose product MKKGFIIFLFVASFYFAEKAAFAEEGLIGENELSQILPEVKPDKTGSEKIEFAENPQELQKNEDFAFLSFSILTREKSVMISWKAKPEGKNLILYRSTTGFSSISSLAEAIPIANITDDGLPFFDYPIPGIPYYYAIAEENEIASGKIQFINGINTINSPVEVFASPEEQEKKSIALQNRPIPLPFLNPEKQIKKRTEFFSSQTETLINALTAEKRDFREFIISSQRLEPYVFPDDKRTPDGGESMELQRILKEYFYTKNWQKCNVELTNFLRIRRTSRVSARTHFYIGQTLFFQNLYDKALLEFLTAQDLYPSQAKEWAHYCLVELAN is encoded by the coding sequence ATGAAGAAAGGGTTTATTATATTTTTATTTGTTGCATCTTTTTACTTTGCAGAAAAAGCCGCTTTTGCCGAGGAAGGTCTTATCGGCGAAAATGAACTATCGCAAATTTTGCCGGAGGTAAAACCCGATAAAACGGGTTCGGAAAAGATAGAATTTGCGGAAAATCCTCAAGAGCTGCAAAAAAATGAGGACTTTGCCTTTCTTTCATTTTCGATTCTTACAAGAGAAAAATCCGTAATGATCAGCTGGAAAGCAAAACCGGAAGGAAAAAATCTAATTCTTTACAGGTCAACAACGGGCTTTTCATCAATAAGCTCTCTCGCCGAAGCCATACCTATTGCAAATATAACCGATGACGGACTTCCATTTTTTGACTACCCTATTCCCGGAATTCCCTATTACTATGCCATTGCCGAAGAAAACGAAATCGCTTCAGGCAAAATTCAATTTATAAACGGAATAAATACAATCAACAGCCCTGTCGAAGTCTTCGCTTCTCCTGAAGAACAAGAGAAAAAAAGTATTGCGCTGCAAAACCGCCCTATTCCTCTGCCTTTTTTAAACCCTGAAAAGCAAATAAAAAAAAGAACGGAATTCTTTTCTTCTCAAACCGAAACCCTTATAAATGCTCTTACGGCAGAAAAAAGGGATTTTAGAGAGTTTATTATTTCTTCTCAAAGACTTGAGCCCTACGTCTTTCCTGATGACAAAAGAACGCCTGACGGCGGTGAGAGCATGGAATTACAAAGAATTCTAAAAGAATATTTTTATACAAAAAACTGGCAAAAATGTAATGTTGAGCTGACCAATTTTTTAAGAATACGCAGAACATCCAGAGTTTCCGCGAGAACGCATTTTTATATAGGACAGACCCTATTTTTCCAAAACCTCTATGACAAGGCCCTATTGGAATTTTTAACAGCCCAAGACCTGTATCCGTCTCAGGCAAAAGAATGGGCACATTATTGTCTTGTAGAGCTGGCGAATTGA
- the ybeY gene encoding rRNA maturation RNase YbeY, with protein sequence MSNSISVSFNDEPPGSIDPVRVENFISEVLNDLNLKNWDISLLFCDDAFIQNLNKQYRDIDSPTDVLSFEQGDEYFDDAGETRFMAGDIVISLDSLRFNAEEFNVDINEELKRLIVHGILHLNGMDHSDNSPEQEMLKFQEELLVQYKNMEIYRV encoded by the coding sequence TCTATAGACCCTGTAAGAGTTGAAAATTTTATATCTGAAGTTCTAAACGATCTAAACTTGAAAAATTGGGATATTTCTTTGTTGTTTTGTGATGATGCTTTTATTCAAAACCTTAACAAACAATATAGGGATATTGATTCGCCGACAGATGTGCTTTCCTTTGAGCAGGGGGACGAATATTTTGACGATGCCGGTGAAACAAGGTTTATGGCCGGAGACATAGTTATAAGCCTTGACAGTCTCCGTTTTAATGCCGAAGAATTTAATGTAGACATAAATGAAGAGTTAAAAAGACTGATTGTGCATGGTATTTTGCATTTGAACGGAATGGATCATTCGGATAATTCTCCGGAACAAGAAATGCTTAAATTTCAAGAAGAATTACTTGTGCAATATAAAAATATGGAAATTTATCGGGTATAG
- a CDS encoding hemolysin family protein — MGIIDLFKKKGNVNNILKEGLNDEKRDMIRGVVDLSDTAVKEVMIPRIDVDFLALDTPSDEILDRISESGHSRFPVYDESIDNVIGILYVKDIIKLLTKNQKIELDKIVRRAFFVPESKRIDALLAEFKRRHIHIAVAVDEYGGVSGIVCMEDIIEEIVGDIQDEFDNEGEDITEIAPGVWLCDARVDLDDLAETIKSDALPVDEFETLGGFVFDLFGKIPAKYEKTAWNDFDFIVQDMDGHKVKTVKIVHNKNSMQN, encoded by the coding sequence ATGGGTATAATAGACTTATTTAAAAAGAAGGGTAATGTAAACAATATTCTAAAAGAAGGATTAAACGACGAAAAAAGGGATATGATACGCGGTGTTGTCGACTTATCCGATACGGCGGTAAAAGAGGTTATGATTCCGCGTATTGATGTTGATTTTTTAGCCCTTGATACGCCTAGCGATGAAATTTTAGACAGAATATCGGAAAGCGGTCACTCCCGTTTTCCCGTATATGATGAGTCAATCGATAATGTTATAGGTATTCTTTATGTTAAGGATATTATTAAACTTTTAACAAAAAATCAAAAAATTGAGCTTGATAAGATAGTACGCCGAGCCTTTTTTGTTCCTGAATCAAAAAGAATTGACGCTCTTTTAGCCGAATTTAAAAGACGCCATATTCATATTGCCGTTGCTGTTGATGAATACGGCGGTGTTTCAGGCATCGTATGTATGGAAGACATCATAGAAGAGATTGTAGGCGATATACAGGATGAATTTGACAATGAGGGTGAGGATATTACCGAAATAGCCCCGGGGGTTTGGCTTTGCGATGCCCGTGTCGATTTGGACGACCTCGCCGAAACCATTAAAAGCGATGCCTTACCTGTAGACGAGTTTGAAACATTGGGAGGTTTTGTGTTCGATCTTTTCGGAAAAATACCTGCCAAATATGAAAAAACAGCTTGGAATGATTTTGACTTTATTGTTCAAGATATGGACGGCCACAAGGTTAAGACCGTTAAAATTGTTCACAACAAGAATTCTATGCAAAATTAA